The DNA segment GCACGCAATATTTTCACCGGTTCCTGGTTCACCCAACTGGGCAGTTGCCTACCTGATCCCTTACAGCGACCTGAACGCAGCGATCTACCGCCTCAGCTGGATTATATCGCTGCTGGTTGCCGGGACGATCGGGGTTATGCTGATCGCCGCCATGGTGGTGGCCAACCTTACCGCCCGCCCGATTGTGGAGTCGGTAGCCCAGGCCCAGACTATCGCCCAGGGGGATCTTACCCGGGAAATACCGCCGGTGTATCTGCAGCGGCGCGACGAGATCGGCACCCTGGCCAAGGCGCTGGACAGCATGCAGGAGCAGCTGACCGATGTGGTGCAGAGCATCCAGCAGACCGCCGAGTATGTCTCGGCCGGCAGCCGCGAGATGAGCGATGCTGCCCAGGAGGTCTCCAATGGTTCCGAGCAGCTCTCCTCTACCGCCCAGGAGCTGAGTCAGGGAACCAGCCAGCAGGCGGCCTCGGTCGAGCAGGTCTCGGCATCTATGGAGCAGATGGCGGCCAATATCCAGCAGAGCGCGGACAACGCCATGGCGACCGAGCAGATCGCCAATCAGTCGGCCGATGAGGCCGAGCAGGGCGGCAAGGCGGTCGGTGAGACCGTGGTGGCGATGAAGCAGATCGCCGAGAAGATCGCGATCATCGAGGATATCGCGCGCGAGACGAATATGCTGTCCCTGAATGCGGCCATCGAGGCTGCCCGGGCCGGTGAGCACGGCAAGGGGTTTGCGGTGGTGGCGGCGCAGGTGCGCAAACTGGCCGAGAACTCCAGCAAGGCAGCCGGCGAGATCAGCAACCTTTCCACCCACTCGGTCAAGATCGCCGAGGAGGCCGGGCAGATGCTGGAACGGATTGTGCCGAACATCCGCAAGACAGCCGAACTGGTGCAGGAGATCAGTGCCTCCAGTCGCGAGATGAACTCCGGGGCCGGTCAGGTGAACGCGGCGGTCAGTCAGCTGGACCAGGTGGTGCAGCAGAGCTCGGCATCGGCCGAACAGGTTGCCTCTACCAGCGAGGAGCAGTCCAGCCAGACCGAGCAGATGGCAGCTACCGCCGAGCAGCTTTCCGCCCAGGCCCGGCAGCTGGAAGAGGTTATTGCCTTCTTCAAGACCGCTGCCAGGCAGGCCGGCGCGCTGCCTGGCCCGCAGCCTTCTCCCCGGTCCGGTGAGCGTAGTGGAGAGCGAGCCGGTGATCGCGGTGCACGGGATGCCCGGGCTGCATCCAGCCCGTCCCGCGGTGCCGCCACCGCCGCCCGCACCAGGGAGGCGGCTGCACCGGCCTCCCCGAGAGCCGGTGAGCGCCATCAGCCGCGCCCGAAACAGACCGGAATCACTCTGGCCCAGCGCCCGTTACTGAATGATGACGATGCTGATTTCGAGGAGTTTTAGGTGCAGGTTGAGCGAACCGAGGGCGGGGATCGCACCCTGGTAAGGATTACCGGCAGTGTCGGGATCCAGGATATTGCCGAACTGCACCGCGAGCTGATTCCGGCGCTGCGGTCGGGTGCGGTCTGCATCGACACCAGCGGGGTTACCGCTGCAGATTTCTCGCTGGTCCAGCTGCTGGCTGCTGCCCGCAGGGATGCGGTGCGGCGGGGCGTCCCGCTGGATCTGGAGCAGCACCTGGGCACGGCCGTCCGGGAGGCTGCGGCACGCAGCGGACTTGCCCACCGGATCGACGGGAAGGCAGGGTGAGAGCATGAATGTCCCCAACACCATCTTTATAGACGAAACCACCGAAATTCTTGCCCAGCTCGAGCAGGATGTGGTCTCCCTCGAGCAGTCCCCGCATGATGCAGATCTGCTGAACCGCATGTTCCGCGGGATTCATACCATCAAGGGATCAGGGGGTATGTTCGGGTTTGATTACCTGTCCGAACAGGCCCATGTAATGGAGAATGTGTTCGACCGGCTGCGCGACCGGGAGCTCCAGGTAACCAGGCAGATCATCGATCTGACCCTGCAGGGTATCGATCAGCTCAAGCTGATGCTGCAGGATCCCGACGAGCACCCCCGGACCGCAGGCTGGGATCAGCTGGCCGAGGGCACGACCGGTGCCGCCACAAGCGATGCTCCCCCGGCGACCCCTGACAGCACGGAGGCTACGTTCGGGGTATACCACATCTATTTTCGCCCGGATCCGCAGCTGATGATGCACGGCGCCCGTCCCTTGCTGCTGATTCAGGAGCTGGAGGAACTGGGGGAGGTGCGGGTAACCGCCGATGATGCTGCTATTCCGGATTTCGAGTCGCTTGATCCCGAGCAGTGTCTGTGCAGCTTTGATATCCTGCTGGCCGGCGAGATTCCGGAACAGGATATCCGGGATGTATTCATGTTTGTGGAGCACGGCGCCGAGCTGCGCATTCGGCGGATCGCCATTAGCCAGGATGACCCGCAGGAACTGCCGCGACTGGGCGAGATCCTGCAGCAGCGAACCGGCATCAGCGATGAACAGATGCAGCGTATCCTGGATGAACAGCAGCGCTACCTCAAGCTGGGCGAACTGGCGGTGGCCAAGGGCTACGTGCGCAAAGAGGATGTCGACGGGGCCCTGCAGGAGCAGCGCTTTGTACGTGAACAGGCTGCCCGGCACAGTCAGGCCAGCAGCAGCCTGCGCATCCCCGGTGCCAAGGTGGATGCAGCGGTGAATCTGGTGGGGGAGCTGGTGACCATGCAGGCACGGCTCAGCCGTCGTGCCCATGAACTGCAGGACCCCCTGATGGGGAGCATTGTCGAGGGGCTGGAGCTGCTGGTCGCCGATCTGCGCCAGGGGGTGATGAGCATGCGGCTGGTGCCGCTGCAGGACACCTTTCTGGGGTTTCGCCGACTGGTGCGTGATCTGGCCAACGACACCGGCAAGGCCCTGAATCTGGAGCTCAGCGGCGGCGAGACCGAGATGGACAAGCTGGTGATCGATCGCCTTAAGGGTCCGCTGGTGCACCTGATTCGCAACTGCGCCGATCACGGGATCGAGGGTGCCGAGCAGCGTGCCGGGGCCGGCAAGCCTGTCGAGGGAACCATCAGGATTGCCGCCCGCTACATCGGCTCCCAGGTAGAGATAGAGATCGCCGACGACGGCGGCGGGGTGGATCTGGAGCGAGTGCGCCGCAAGGCGGTCGAGCGCGGCATACTTGCCGAGGGGGAGGTCCTGGAGCCGGGTGATGTGCTGGCAATCCTGGCTGCCCCGGGCTTCAGCACCAGTGAGCAGGTCTCCTCGGTGTCAGGTCGTGGTGTCGGGATGGACGCGGTGCAGATGGAGGTCGAGGCGCTGTCCGGCCAGCTGTCCATGGACAGCACCGAAGGCCAGGGAACGGTCTTTCGCATCCGGCTGCCGCTTACCCTGGCGATTATCGACAGCCTGCTGGTTCGGGTGGGACAGGAGTTTTTTACCATCCATCTGAGCGATGTTGATGAATGCTTTATCCTGCGGGATGCCCCCCAGGTCCTGGGGACCCGGAAAAGGATCACCAGTCACAACGGGGCAGCACTGCCGTATATCGATCTGCGACAGCACCTCGGGCTGCCGGGGACTACCCCGCAGATCGCCAATGTGGTAGTATCGGCCGCCGCCGGTCAGCCGGTCGGGATTGTGGTCGACCAGATCGTCGGCCAGTCGCAGGCAGTGATCAAACCCCTGAGCGGGGCGGTGCACACCGCCCCCGAGATCAGCGGTTCGACCATCCTTGGCGACGGCGGGATATCATTTATCCTGGATATTGTACGACTGGTAGGGAGCCTCTCGTAACAGCGACCCGAACAGGCTTATCCCGGTCGAGATCCGGACCCGGCGCAGTGAGGCGCCGGCGGTGCCGGCCGGAAACACCTGCCCGCTGTCGGTGGGCATGGCGCGGGCGGAACCGCGAAACTCCGGCACCAGTTCCCCGGTGATCTCTACCCAGAAAAGGCTGGCATCAGAGGCGCGTATACCAATGCGTAATCCGCCGGCGATGAACTGTCCGCCCCGGGGATAGTCGTAGAACTCGATACCGCCGCTTCCCCCATCCTCGCGTCGATAATGGTGATCGACCGCATCGACGACCACCAGCGGGCTGTACTGCCCGTCCAGCTGCAGCATAATGCGGGGGTAGGGCTCTGCTGCTACACTTACCCCGATGTACGGGATGCGATGGTGTTGCCGGTAGCTGATTACGGTACCAAAGAACTCACCGCTGGAGCTCGGGTAGGTGTAGCTGCCGTCGCGGGCGTCAAAGGTTATGTAGCGCTGGGTATAGCCGGCACGGGGTGCCAGCAGCCAGCGGTTGCCGTAATAGCGCCAACCCATATGCAGATCGGCAGCATATCCCCCCAGTACATAGTTGTCATGATCCGAGCGGTGCGTAGGGGACTGCTGATCATCGGGATCCAGCCGTTGCTCTCCGGGTATCCAGTCCCGATCGGTCATGCCGCCGGATCGCCCGGGCAGTAAAGCGGCAAAGCCGCCCCCGGTAAAAATGCCGTAGCCAAGCTCGATCTCGCCCTGTAGACCAAACTCGATCACATTGTCGATATCCCAGTCGAGCTGGCTCAGCAGATCTGCATCGGGTACCGATGTTTCACTGTCATAGACATATTCGCCAGCGCGGCCCCAGCTGATGCCGGTGTAGGCTTCCAGGCGCAGGCGTGCCGGTTCCGGCGTGAACAGCTCAGTGGCAGCTGTCGGCAGGGAGAGCAACATCAAAAGAACAACCCCGGCTGCAGGAAGCCAGCGGACCGATACATGCTTCAGGTTTCTCACAACTGTCCTGTATCATGCAGTATTATCTTTCTCGCGACAAGGTGTTCTCGAACCGACGCCAGTTCGGGAGTGCTGGAGTTGCACAGGCGCCGGTGCGCCGGTACACTTTCCTTAGTGACGCCAGTTTTGTTGTTGGCCCTCTGAGGCGGCGATAGCAGCCTTCTTAAGCCTTCTCAGGCCCAGAACAACAAAACTGGCGTCACTAAAGAGTGGTTATCTACGGGAGCAGTATATGAATCAACAGGAAGAGTGGGGCCAGGCCCTGTCCCCCCGGGCAAAAACGGTGTGGGCTGTTCGATCAGCAGTCATCGGACTGGGAATCTCCGGCGCAACCGCCGCTGCCGCGATACTGTGGTGGCCGCAGCCAGGTGTGCTGACCGGGATAGCTGCCGGGGGTGCGCTGCTGGTGCTGTGGCTCGTGTCCGGCAGTGTTATGGTGCCGCAGGTTCGCTGGCGCATCTGGCGCTATCGGATCGATCCCGACCGGATTCAGCTGCGCCGCGGGTTGCTGATTCGTACCCACGCCAGTATACCGGCTGCCCGGGTGCAGCATGCCGATACCAGTCAGGGGCCGCTGTTGCGGCTGTTCGGGCTTGCCAGGGTGCAGATATTTACCGCCGGCAGCACCCATGAGATTCCGGTGCTGCCAGAGGCTGCGGCGACCGATCTGTGCGAGCAGATTGTGGCAATTGCCAACCGGAGTGGCGACGATGTCTGAGCGGCTCCACTGGTATGCGATCGTTCACCGCAGTGTCTCGGCGACTGCCGGGATTATCCCGTTTCTGCTCATCCCGATTTTTCTTACCAGTCCCGAGGATTTTCGCCCGCTGCGACTGCTGCTGGCACTCGGATTCCTGATTGCCCTGCTGCTGCCAGCCCTGGGCTGGAACACGGTGTGGTGGCGCCGATTCCGTTACAGCGCCGACAGCGGCGGGATCCAGCTGACCTGGGGTATTGTAATCCGCCGTCAGCGCAGTGCCGCCCTGGATCGCATCCAGCGGGTCACGACCACGACCGGGCCGGTGATGCGCCGGCTTGGGGTAACCTCGCTGCATATCGAAACTGCCGGCGGCAGCGAGGAGCCGGAGATCCACCTTCCTTCGGTAAGCCGCGAGGAGGCCCGTCGACTGCAGCAGCTGCTGTCCCCGCTGCAGCAGGCAGACGGCGACGAAATATATGGTGGCGAGACATCTGCCAGCGAGATAGCCAGCGGGGCGCTATCCGACAGCGGGTTATCCGACGGGGTGCCCGCGGCGACCATCGGGGATGCTGTCGCCTCACTCAGCCCGGATCGCCGGACCGCGGCGGTGGCTGATTTCCGTTTGCGCCTGCGGGACATGATTATCGCCGGTTTTACCTCCGGTGGAGCGCTGGCGATCCTGGGGGTGCTGATCGTCGCCTACGTCGAGCTGCGCAGTGCGGTGCCCGAGGAGTGGGAGCATCGGGTGCTGGCTTTGTTCCCGAATCCGGTCTGGGCCGCTGCGGCAATCCTGGCAGTGCTGCTGGCAATCTCCTGGTGTATCGCCTCGCTGCTGCAGATCGAGGCCTTCTGGGGGTTTCACGCCGTCAGGAGGGGCGGGCATATCAGTATCCGCCGTGGCCTGATCAGTGAACGTACCACTGAACTGGATGTTTCGCGCATTCATGCGGTAACCGTGGTGGAGGCCCCGCTGCGGGCCCTGCTTGGCCGGGCAACGGTCAAGCTGCAGGTTGCCGGGCAAAGCGGCAGTATGGGTATGGACAGTGCCAAGCTGCTGCCGATTGTGCCGCGCACCGAGATTCCGGCCGCAATCTCGGCGTTGCTGCCGGAATATGCGGTGGAGCAGCCGCTGACACCGCTGCCGCCATCAGCCTTCTGGGGATACCTGCTGCGCGGGCTGCCGACGGCAGTACTGCTCGCCGCGGCAGGCGGCTACTTCCTGCACCCCCTGTTCTGGCTGTTCCCGATGGTGGCGCTGCTGTGGGCCTTCGCGGCCTGGCGCGATGGCGGGATGTCTGGCGTGCAGGTGCTGGCGCTGCGACGGCGCCTGTGGTCCCGGCGTACCATGATACTGCACCGGCGTCGGGTGCAGGCAGTCGAGGAGCTGCGTTCACCCCTGCAGCGGCTGCTGGGGCTGGCCAGTCTGCGGGTTTATGCTGCTGCCGGGAGCATGACCGTACACGGGCTTGCACTGCCGACGGTGTCCCGGGCTGCTGCCTGGGTGTACCGGGAGCAGGGCTGATATGGCAAGCTATGTCGTGGGGGATGTCCATGGTCGCCTGGAGACCCTGCGGCTGCTGTGCAAGCAGCTGCATTTCTCCCCGCACCGGGATCGCCTGTTGTTCGTCGGTGACCTGGTAAATCGCGGGCCGCAGTCGGTGGAAACCGTAGCATTTGTCCGCAACCTCGGCAGCGCTGCCGAGAGTATCCTGGGTAATCACGATCTGTATCTGCTGGCCTGCGCCGATGGGGTGCTGCAGCCGCGCGGCAGTGACCGATTTGCAGAGATTCTGCAGCACCCCGCGGCTGAAACCACCCTCGCCTATCTGCGCCGCCGTCCGCTGCTGCTCACCCTGCGCCGGCCCCGGACAGTGGTGGTGCATGCCGGCCTGCCGGCATTCTGGAGCCTGCCCGAGGTGATGGCGCGGGCTGCTGCTGTCCAGCTGCGTCTGCGTTCCCGGCTGCCGGCCCGGCGGGTACGGCTGCTGTCGCGCACGGTACGCGACGGCGAGATCAGCTGTCCCAATCGGCATCACGGCCCCTGGCATTACCTCTCGCTGGACCAGGCCGCCTACACCATGAATCTGCTCACCGGGGTTCGCCTGATCGACCCGCGCGGGACCGTCCCTCTGGGCAGCAAGGCTGAACAGCGGGCAGTCGAGACCGGCGGGGTTCGATTTCGCCCCTGGTATCAGCGGTACGCCCGGCATCATGCGCGTTCACGCCATGCGATCTGCTTCGGCCACTGGGCCAGCCTGGGCGGGCTTGATCAGCCCCCGTTTTACGGCCTGGATACCAACTGCGGCGGCGGCGATCGCCTGACGGCGCGAAACCTGGATACCGGGGAGCTGACCAGTGTGGCCTGCATCGACTAAAAAAAGCCGCGACACAGCTGTCGCGGCTTGCTTCCGGCACTCCAGACGCCGGGGCTAAAATCCGAAGGCTGCCACCAGGCTCAAGGCCGCCCCCCGCGGTGAGAGCATCCCCAGGAACTCCGGGCTGCTCATGCTGGCCTGCATGCCCAGCTCGACTACCCGCAGGTTCACGCGCAGCCCGAGGGAGCTGCGCCAGGCAATGTCCTCGTGCGCCAGTCCGACCGACAGAATCGACAGGGGAAAGAACGAGCCTTCTACATGCACACCGCCGTTTACCCGGAAGGGCTCGGCGAAGACCACGGCCCCATGTCCGATGATGTCGATCAGCGGAACCGCAGTGACGCGATAAAATCCCCCGGCCCGGAACGGCATATAGATGCGCTGGCTGCTGTCTTCCATTGCTTCGAACTCGATATCCGGATCATCAACATCAAAGGGATCATCGCCACTGTCCAGTGAATCAAGGATGCCGTCGGTAGATGCCCCGGCCGCTGCGGAATAGCGCCAGGCATACTGCGGCAGCGGCGCGTACAGCGGGATATTGGTAAAGGATGCCCCCCATTTCGGTTTGTTCCGATCAGGGTTGTAGACCACCCCGAAATCCAGCTTGAGTCCGCCGGGGCCGCTCATGACCTCGGCGGCGTCAAACGACTCCATGTGTTCCAGGTCTACGGCCGAGTACAGCTCGGCCTCGATCCGGGCGGTGCCCTCGATACGTCCATCCTGCTCGGCACGGAAGCTATAGGACGAGATCCCGTTGCGGGTGTAGGCAATCGGCACATACTTTCCCACCTTGACGCCGAATGTATAGGGCTCCAGGTTATAGCTGCCGTAGGCGCCGTACTCCAGAAAGCTCTGCAGCACGCTGGAGCTGCGCCCCTCGTAGGTGGTATCCATCTCGAATCCCTCGGACAGAAACCCGAACAGCCCCTTGGGCACCCCGACCTCGAAAAAGGTTTCGCTATCCATGTACACCCCGGCACCAAAGTCGAGAACATGTACGGTGAAATGAGACTCGCCCCCGAAGTTTGCACCGAACTTGAATCCGCCGTCTCCAATGCGCTGGTACATATCGTCGAAGTCGATTACCAGGGTCGGATTAAAGATACGTCCGGTGGTCCAGTAGCTGTTCTGAAAGCCGCTGGTCATGGAAAACCCGGACTCGAAATACTCCCGGTTCCCGGTGCTCAGCAGCGCCGGGTTGTAGCGATGGTTCCATGGCAGGGTGGGGTAGGCAGCTGCCGTTCCGGCGGTTATCAGCAGCAGCCCGAGCGCCAGCAACGCAGCCCGCAGTCTGGTGGTTATCGAAGCAGTGGTATGGTTCATTTTTTACTCCTCCCCGCCCAGCGGGAACTTCAGGTCGATCTCGCTGCGCACCTCGAGCCATATCCCGACCGACAGCTCCCCGGTTGTGTCCAGCGACAGGGTGCCTTGCGGGATGATCAGGTTTACCACCGGCAGAAAGAAATTCTCCCGGAAGTGGTCAAAGTCGGCCTCGGTCAGCTCGACCTGCTGCGGCGCAGTTACACTAAAATCCACCGTGGTTGCGAACGACGACCCGCCGTCATCGCTCAGCTCGAGCAGAGGATTCAGCCCGGTCTGGTTGACCACTGCAAAGTTCATCGAGGCATAGCGGATCGAGTCAAAGATGTCCTGCATGAAATCGTCATCTACCTCGTCGCGGCCAAAGGCATCGTCCTCGGCCCGGAAAAAGGGATTACCGTCATCATCCTCGAAGACATAATCATCGGGGCCGATCTCCAGGGTCAGGTCGGTAATCGCCAGCTCGACATCCATACCCAGGCTGGCGACCCCGGCTTCAAAGGCGATCGTGGCGTTGGTGCCGGTAATCTCCCAGTTCCAGTCTATTTCGAGACTGCTGCCATCGAACGGAAGCCCGTCCAGCGGCAGGCGCAGCTCCGGGCTGGGGCCGGTGTCACTGGCGGTTTCACTGAAACTGCCGCCATCGCTGATGGTCGCCTCCAGGAATATCTCGATCCCGCTCCAGTTGTCCGGGGTGTTCACCAGCAGTACCATCTCGCCCTCGACTATCGTGGCCGATTCAATAAAATCCGGGGTGTCCAGCTCAATGCCTTCGTAGGTAGCGTCGCCGTCGATGGCCGGGAAATCCACCCCGCTGATGCGGGCGATCTCTGCCCCGGTAATCCCGGGACTGACCGACAGGTCGTAGCCGTGTCCCGCATCTCCATCGGTAAATTCCAGCCGCAGCTCCAGGCGAAAGCTGTTCGGCAGCACAGCTCCGGCCAGATCAATGCTGAATGCGGCGGTATCGTTGCCGGTCACCGTGATGCTGTCCTCGTCGGCGTTTGCGATCACCGCGCCCCCGCTGGTTACCAGGCGCACATTGGAGATTATCGCCTCCGCCCCCGCCGAAAGGGTGTCAAACTCAAGCGGCAGGTTCAGGGTGCCGTTTTCGAACTCGATTTCGCTATAGGTCCCCAGGGCGCTGATGGTAAACAGCCCCTCCTGTCCGGATGGGGGCAGGTTTACGGTTGCACTGCCATCTGGTTCAACCAGCCCTACGGTGAAGCCATCCAGGGAAAAATCATCAAACACATCTGACTGGTCGATATCGACCACAAAGCTCTCTTCGATATCAACCCCGAAGGCGTCATCTATTCCCAGCAGCTCGTTCAGATTGATACTCAGCCGTCCGGCCGGCAGCTGATAGTCCGGAGAGCCCTTTACTTGCACCTCGGTGGGCAGCTCGCAGCCCAGGGCGATCAGCCCCAGTGCCAGCCCCGCCGACAGCAATCGTATTACCTGTCTCATGGCATGCTCCTTGTGCGGGCATCCCCGCACGCTTGTATCGTACAATACAATGATAGCGCAGCAGCCCCGGGGTTTCCAGCCTCCGGGCTCGCGGCCGCGCGCAACCATCAATTTCCGGTCTGCGGCAGGATGATCAGGGATTCCAGCGGGCCGATCTCGAGCTGCCTCGCCGGCTCGGCGGCGCTCGCCGGGATCTCGCGGCCGGTCCACAGCTCCAGCCCGCCGTCCGGGAGCCACGCCCCCGGATCAAGCTGGTGCCAGGTCTCCCCACGGTTTATTACCACGAGCACGCGGTTGCCCTGGTACTCCCGGGAGTAGACCCAGACATCCCCGTCGCGCGCATCGGTCTTGTGTGGCACAAACTGTCCGTAGCGCAGGGCCGGGTGCTCGCGGCGAATTTCGGCCAGGCGGGCAATCTCCTGGAACAGTCGTCCATCTATCCGGTAGCCCGAGTCCCACAGATCCTGGCGATTGTTGCCGCGGGTGCGGCCGTTAAAGGCAACCTCCGGCTGGTGAAATCCCTGCTCGGTGCCGTAGTACAGCTGCGGGATCCCCGGCAAGGTATACAGGGCCGTCAGGGCCAGCATAAGCCGGTCCTCGTCGCGGTCCAGCTTGGAACGGTGCAGAAATCGCGGCATGTCGTGGTTGTCCAGAAAGGTTACCCGCTGCATCCGGCTCTCCGGGCTGTACAGCTGCATCACCTCGTCCGAGAATCGCTCATTCAGCAGTTCGAACGAGCCGTAGTTCGGGGCACGATGCACCGATCCGGCCAGGTTCTTGCCGGCAAAGACCGAGGTCATGGCCCCGGTTACCGAAAAATCCAGCATCGAGTTGAACAGCGGCTGCTCCTCGCTGCCGGTATAGCGCCCGATCGAACGGTCGGCCTCGGTCAGCCGTAGATTCACCACATCATCGTACTCGTAGGCCTCGCCAAACACCAGAAAGTTCTCCTTGCCCAGCTCAGCGGCGTATTCGCGGATGGCCGGTACAAACTCCTCCCAGAATCGCATCGGCAGGTACTTTACGGTGTCGATCCGGTAGCCGTCGATGTCGGTTTCCCGGATCCAGTACTTGAAGATCTCGATCAGCTGCCCGGTTACATAGGGATTGTCGGTGTTCAGGGCATTCAGCAGTCCGGCAAACCCGACGCTGTAGATGTCCTCGCCGGAAAAATGGAAATACTCACTGGCATTTTCGCGTCCGTCGAACGGGGCGGCAGGGGTGTCGGGGATGCCGTCCTGGTACAGATCCTCGCCGTCCTCGCTGTAGTAGTCCCCCATGTGGTTCGGCACAATGTCCTGGATTACATACATCCCGCGCCGGTGTGCCTCGCGGACGAATACCCGGTACTCATGCATGCTGCCAAAGTGGGGGTCGACCGCGAAAAAATCGTGGGCCCAGTACCCGTGGTAGCCGGCAAACCGCTGCCCGTTGTAGTCCGGCGACAGCCACTGGTTCTGTATCTGCGGGGTATGCCAGATCGCCCCGACCCCCAGCGCCTCCAGATAGTTCAGGCGCTCGGTCATCCCGCGGATATCTCCCCCATGAAAATACTCGATATTATCGGGATCATACTCGCCGAAGCCCAGATCGTTGTTGCTGCTGTCACCGTCGGCAAACCGGTCGATCAGCAGAAAGTAGATAACATGATCGCGCCAGTCATCCGGCGACGGGGTATACTCGGTGATCTCCCAGTCGCTCCAGTCAACCTCCTCGGGCGGGAGGGTGGTGGCGCAGCCCGATAGCGTGGCGGCGACAACGAGCACGACTGCGGCGGCAAAGAACGACGCCAGCAGCTGCAGCCGGCGCCTCGGGTACTGCTGATTTTCTGTGTGCATACAAACCTCGCTTTCGAAGCCATCCTACCGCGACGCCAGCAGTTCCGCAATCTGCTGCGACAGCGCCTCGGCATTCAGGGGTTTGGTCTGGATTGCATCCATACCGGCCGCCAGAAAGCGCTCCTGTTCCTCTGGCTGGACATGGGCGGTAACCGCAATAATCGGGATCCCCCGGTTGTGCTCGCCGGCTGCCCCGGTGCGGATCATCCGGGCTGCATCGGTGCCGTCAAGCACCGGCATCTGTACATCCATCAGTACCAGCGCAAACTCCCCTGCCGACAGGAGATCAATCGCCTCCTGCCCGGTGGCCGCCATCTCCGTCCGATACCCGAGCCGCTCGACCAGATGGGCGATAACCCGTTGATTGATCATGTCGTCCTCGGCAATCAGGATCGCCGGTTTCGGGGTACCGACTTCGTCGGGAGTCAGGCTATGTCGGTCGACTGCCGGGGAGCTCGCTTCGCACTCCCCGTCGGTACCATCGGCATCCTGCAGCGGTAATCGCACGGTGAATCGCGCCCCCTTGCCCGGGCTGGACTCGGCGCCCACCGAGCCCCGCATCAAGTCAACCAGCTCCTGCACAATCGCCAGTCCCAGGCCGGTGCCGGCAAACCGGCGCGTCAGCGAGCCATCACCCTGCCGGAAGGGCTGAAACAGGCGCTCTGCCGTGTCGCTGTCAAACCCGATGCCGGTGTCGCGTACCTCTATCACCAGGGTGTCGCTGCCCTCCTCGCCGGGGGTGCAGGAGGCGGTCAGCTGGATGCGGCCCTGGTCGGTAAACTTGACGGCGTTGTTCAGCAGGTTGCCGACTATCTGCCCCACACGGTCGGCATCCCCCAGGACCTGCTCCGGCAGCCGGGGGTTGATCTGCAGGTCAAGCTCCACCCCCTTCTGCCGGGCCAGGAGCCGGTAGGGTTCGGCCAGGCTGCGCAGGGTTTCTCCCGGGTTGTAGCTGCGCTTATGCAGTGCAACCGCCCCGTTGGTAATCCGGGAAAAGTCCAGCAGGTCGTCGACTACTGCCGTCAGGCGCTGGATGCTCTGCTGGGTCAGCAGCAGATACTCCTGCTGATCCGGACTCAGCTCGGTCTCCAGCATCAGCTGGTTCATCCCCATAATTCCGTTCAGCGGGGTGCGGACCTCGTGGCTCACATTGGCGATCAGATAGTCCTTGGCGCGGCTGGCCTCGTCGGCAGCCTGTTTGGCCTGCCGCAGGGCCTCCTCGTAGGACTTGCGATCGGTGATATCGGTCAGGTAGCCGCTCCAGACGATGCTGCCGTCCAGCTTGCGGGTGGGGTGGGCCAGACCATGCAGCCAGCGCTCACCTTTTTGGGGGTGCTGCACGCGAAA comes from the Spirochaeta africana DSM 8902 genome and includes:
- a CDS encoding PH domain-containing protein, whose amino-acid sequence is MSERLHWYAIVHRSVSATAGIIPFLLIPIFLTSPEDFRPLRLLLALGFLIALLLPALGWNTVWWRRFRYSADSGGIQLTWGIVIRRQRSAALDRIQRVTTTTGPVMRRLGVTSLHIETAGGSEEPEIHLPSVSREEARRLQQLLSPLQQADGDEIYGGETSASEIASGALSDSGLSDGVPAATIGDAVASLSPDRRTAAVADFRLRLRDMIIAGFTSGGALAILGVLIVAYVELRSAVPEEWEHRVLALFPNPVWAAAAILAVLLAISWCIASLLQIEAFWGFHAVRRGGHISIRRGLISERTTELDVSRIHAVTVVEAPLRALLGRATVKLQVAGQSGSMGMDSAKLLPIVPRTEIPAAISALLPEYAVEQPLTPLPPSAFWGYLLRGLPTAVLLAAAGGYFLHPLFWLFPMVALLWAFAAWRDGGMSGVQVLALRRRLWSRRTMILHRRRVQAVEELRSPLQRLLGLASLRVYAAAGSMTVHGLALPTVSRAAAWVYREQG
- a CDS encoding alpha-amylase family glycosyl hydrolase, coding for MHTENQQYPRRRLQLLASFFAAAVVLVVAATLSGCATTLPPEEVDWSDWEITEYTPSPDDWRDHVIYFLLIDRFADGDSSNNDLGFGEYDPDNIEYFHGGDIRGMTERLNYLEALGVGAIWHTPQIQNQWLSPDYNGQRFAGYHGYWAHDFFAVDPHFGSMHEYRVFVREAHRRGMYVIQDIVPNHMGDYYSEDGEDLYQDGIPDTPAAPFDGRENASEYFHFSGEDIYSVGFAGLLNALNTDNPYVTGQLIEIFKYWIRETDIDGYRIDTVKYLPMRFWEEFVPAIREYAAELGKENFLVFGEAYEYDDVVNLRLTEADRSIGRYTGSEEQPLFNSMLDFSVTGAMTSVFAGKNLAGSVHRAPNYGSFELLNERFSDEVMQLYSPESRMQRVTFLDNHDMPRFLHRSKLDRDEDRLMLALTALYTLPGIPQLYYGTEQGFHQPEVAFNGRTRGNNRQDLWDSGYRIDGRLFQEIARLAEIRREHPALRYGQFVPHKTDARDGDVWVYSREYQGNRVLVVINRGETWHQLDPGAWLPDGGLELWTGREIPASAAEPARQLEIGPLESLIILPQTGN
- a CDS encoding symmetrical bis(5'-nucleosyl)-tetraphosphatase — encoded protein: MASYVVGDVHGRLETLRLLCKQLHFSPHRDRLLFVGDLVNRGPQSVETVAFVRNLGSAAESILGNHDLYLLACADGVLQPRGSDRFAEILQHPAAETTLAYLRRRPLLLTLRRPRTVVVHAGLPAFWSLPEVMARAAAVQLRLRSRLPARRVRLLSRTVRDGEISCPNRHHGPWHYLSLDQAAYTMNLLTGVRLIDPRGTVPLGSKAEQRAVETGGVRFRPWYQRYARHHARSRHAICFGHWASLGGLDQPPFYGLDTNCGGGDRLTARNLDTGELTSVACID